A genomic stretch from Streptomyces venezuelae ATCC 10712 includes:
- a CDS encoding membrane protein, translated as MNDAMLKALTRAKLTLTTRLLRGDRGQTAVEYLGIIVVVVAIVVAITGTDIGQSIKDAIATKISELTGG; from the coding sequence ATGAACGACGCGATGCTGAAGGCCCTGACGAGGGCCAAACTGACACTGACCACGCGCCTGCTGCGGGGGGACCGCGGGCAGACGGCGGTGGAGTATCTGGGGATCATTGTGGTGGTGGTGGCGATTGTGGTCGCGATCACCGGTACGGACATCGGGCAGTCGATCAAGGATGCGATCGCCACGAAGATCTCCGAGCTTACGGGCGGCTAG
- a CDS encoding pilus assembly protein TadG-related protein gives MPRGSGDAGQAFPVYIAAIAGLLFLGFVYFVVGQAGATRSSAQTAADAAALAAAQDARDQLREGWLAVILDPGQWDDFRRGIVYDVPLACRRADDFAGRNGADVLGGSCLRLSGQEGFSVTVSTRKSVGLPGTEARHAVATAKAVIEPKCTFKPPEEPEPEVTEPDPDPTEPGEEPVPEPEPITGLTCDGEAWTIDPENPELPAIEDLFTVRLAGDEE, from the coding sequence GTGCCTCGCGGCAGTGGCGACGCGGGCCAGGCCTTTCCGGTCTACATCGCGGCCATTGCTGGTCTGTTGTTCCTAGGATTCGTCTACTTCGTGGTGGGGCAGGCTGGCGCTACGCGCAGCAGTGCCCAGACCGCCGCGGACGCGGCGGCACTTGCCGCCGCGCAGGATGCCCGGGACCAGCTCCGTGAGGGATGGCTCGCCGTCATTCTCGACCCGGGTCAGTGGGATGACTTCCGGCGGGGGATCGTCTATGACGTACCTCTGGCGTGCCGGCGTGCGGATGACTTCGCAGGCAGGAACGGTGCGGACGTTTTGGGCGGAAGTTGCCTTCGTCTGTCGGGACAGGAGGGCTTCAGCGTCACGGTGAGCACGCGGAAGAGCGTCGGTCTCCCGGGAACTGAGGCGCGGCATGCTGTCGCGACCGCGAAGGCCGTGATCGAGCCGAAGTGCACCTTCAAACCACCGGAAGAGCCTGAACCGGAAGTAACCGAGCCGGATCCCGATCCTACGGAACCGGGCGAAGAGCCTGTCCCTGAACCCGAACCGATTACCGGGCTCACCTGTGATGGCGAGGCCTGGACGATCGATCCCGAGAACCCGGAACTTCCCGCCATAGAGGATCTCTTCACTGTCCGACTGGCCGGAGACGAAGAGTAA
- a CDS encoding OmpA family protein, whose translation MMTTSRRLAAVVLFVSVGLGPVPVARADDPPGSAGDAAPPPAIDSNAPGLMLPDGATLAPAKVLDIKQIVEEEGGEQRRQDTNVDVTFALQAEVLFPKNSAKLTPAANARIAAIAAEIKKLGSGRVRVFGFTDNLGTYAHGLKLSKERAVAVQQVLARSLDQGTTFDIRGYSEDYPIADNATEEGRKKNRRVEISFPRTTPPVTP comes from the coding sequence ATGATGACGACATCCCGACGCCTCGCCGCTGTGGTTCTCTTCGTTTCTGTCGGGCTGGGGCCCGTGCCCGTGGCTCGTGCCGACGATCCGCCCGGGAGTGCCGGTGACGCCGCGCCCCCGCCTGCCATCGATTCCAACGCCCCCGGCCTCATGCTTCCCGACGGTGCCACCCTCGCTCCCGCCAAGGTGCTCGACATCAAGCAGATCGTCGAGGAGGAGGGCGGTGAGCAGCGGCGGCAGGACACCAACGTGGACGTGACGTTCGCGCTGCAGGCCGAGGTGCTGTTCCCCAAGAACAGTGCCAAGCTCACCCCCGCCGCCAACGCCCGTATCGCCGCCATCGCCGCCGAGATCAAAAAGCTCGGCTCCGGTCGTGTCCGGGTTTTCGGGTTCACCGACAACCTGGGGACGTACGCGCACGGGCTCAAGCTGTCGAAGGAGCGGGCGGTGGCCGTGCAGCAGGTGCTGGCGCGGAGTCTCGACCAGGGCACGACCTTCGACATCCGGGGGTACAGCGAGGACTATCCGATCGCGGACAACGCCACCGAAGAGGGCCGGAAGAAGAACCGTCGGGTCGAGATCTCCTTCCCCCGCACGACTCCGCCCGTCACGCCCTGA